The nucleotide sequence GCATCCCGAGCCCGACGATCAGCAGATCGGTCGCGACGACCTCACCCAGCCCGTCGACGATCCGACGGTGCCGCCTGCCCCTGCACCCGAGCAGCAGGAGGCCGAGGAGCAGCGAGAGGCCAGCGCTCCTCCCCCGCAGCAGCAGGCCAACTACGCTCCGCCGCCCCGGGCCGAGTACTCTCCCCCGACAGGCCCGCCCGGCCCGCCCCCCGGCTACACAGCGCAGCGGGTGCCCGCCTACTCCGCTGACTCGACGTTGACCAACGTGCAGCTCAACTACTGGCTCACGGCCATCTTCGGCTGGCCGGCCGTGATCTTCTGGGCCATCGACAAGGACAAGACCCCGCTCCTGGACGACCACCTCAAGGAGGTGCTGAACTTCGGCATCGTCCGCGTCATCGCAGGGGTCATCTGGGCGATTCCGGTCGTCGGGTGGATCCTCGGGGCCATCGCGAGCATCGCGACGCTGATCATCGGCATCATGGGCGCCCTCAACGGGCCGGACGCCTACAAGGCAGGCCAGCAGTACCGCTACCCCTGGAACTTCCGCTTCATCAGCTGACGCTGGGCGCCGGCCCCGTCATTCGAACGGGGTCGGGTCCCCCGCGCCGACCCGCGCGACGATGGGCTCGTCTCCGGTCAGGTCGACGACGGTGGTCGGGTCCACGCCGCAGTCGCCCGAGTCGAGGACGGCGTCGACCTCGTGGTCGAGGACCTCCTTGATCGTCCATCCGTCGGTCAGCGGCTCGTCGTAGTCAGGCAGCAGCAGCGTCGAGCTCAGCAGCGGCGCCCCGACGGTCTCCAGCAGCGCCAGCGTGGTGCGATGGTCCGGGATGCGCACGCCGACGGTGTGCTTCTTCGGGTGCTGCAT is from Tessaracoccus palaemonis and encodes:
- a CDS encoding DUF4870 domain-containing protein; the encoded protein is MSTHPEPDDQQIGRDDLTQPVDDPTVPPAPAPEQQEAEEQREASAPPPQQQANYAPPPRAEYSPPTGPPGPPPGYTAQRVPAYSADSTLTNVQLNYWLTAIFGWPAVIFWAIDKDKTPLLDDHLKEVLNFGIVRVIAGVIWAIPVVGWILGAIASIATLIIGIMGALNGPDAYKAGQQYRYPWNFRFIS